One window of Thermogemmata fonticola genomic DNA carries:
- a CDS encoding YqjF family protein — protein sequence MNRRFLTAEWRYLAMLNFEIDPDLLRPFVPPGTELDTWQGKTFISLVGFRFLRTRLLGIPIPFHRNFEEVNLRFYVRRHVGGESRRGVVFVKEIVPKWAIAVVARWVYNENYVACPMDSHIQLPDPARGQGGIVEYSWGKGAARNTLQAEFAGLPSYPVAGSLEEFIVEHYWGYVSQRSGAVLEYGVEHPPWRVWRATATRLECDVANCYGRPFVEVLGQEPRSALVAEGSAVTVFWGRQLPQQTAMPSNPAL from the coding sequence ATGAACCGACGGTTCCTCACGGCGGAATGGCGGTACTTGGCAATGCTCAACTTCGAAATCGATCCGGACCTCCTCCGCCCCTTTGTCCCCCCTGGCACCGAGCTGGATACGTGGCAAGGCAAGACGTTCATCAGCCTGGTGGGCTTCCGCTTTCTGCGCACTCGCCTCCTCGGCATCCCCATTCCATTCCACCGCAACTTTGAAGAGGTCAACCTGCGGTTTTACGTGCGTCGGCATGTCGGCGGGGAATCGCGGCGCGGCGTTGTGTTCGTCAAGGAGATCGTCCCGAAGTGGGCCATCGCTGTCGTCGCCCGCTGGGTGTACAACGAGAACTACGTTGCCTGCCCGATGGACTCCCACATTCAGCTACCGGACCCCGCGCGGGGACAGGGGGGCATTGTCGAATACAGTTGGGGAAAGGGCGCCGCCAGAAATACCCTGCAAGCGGAGTTCGCGGGGCTGCCGAGCTACCCGGTGGCAGGCTCCCTGGAGGAGTTCATTGTGGAGCATTACTGGGGTTACGTGTCTCAGCGTTCTGGAGCAGTGCTGGAGTACGGCGTGGAGCATCCGCCGTGGCGTGTCTGGAGGGCGACGGCGACCCGCTTGGAGTGCGACGTGGCGAATTGCTACGGCCGCCCGTTTGTCGAGGTCCTGGGGCAGGAGCCACGTTCGGCGCTCGTGGCGGAGGGATCGGCTGTGACGGTGTTCTGGGGCCGACAGCTCCCGCAGCAGACTGCGATGCCGTCGAACCCCGCACTGTAA
- a CDS encoding acyl-CoA thioesterase yields MFDALLQSYPVVVEWDVAWGDMDAYGHVNNVVYFRYFEQARIAYLERIGWLKLKEERGLGPIVASTSARYRKALVYPDHLWIGAKAVEVLSDRVRFVYRLVSRKHQALAAEGEVVVVSYDYHRGEKVPIPEAIRAAIAALEAGSTTAEHQSRASPSTEP; encoded by the coding sequence ATGTTCGACGCTCTGTTGCAATCCTACCCGGTGGTGGTGGAGTGGGACGTGGCCTGGGGAGACATGGATGCCTATGGCCATGTCAACAACGTGGTCTACTTCCGCTATTTCGAGCAGGCGCGGATCGCCTATCTGGAGCGGATCGGCTGGCTGAAGCTCAAGGAGGAGCGGGGACTGGGGCCGATTGTGGCTTCCACGTCGGCGCGCTATCGCAAGGCCCTGGTCTATCCCGATCATCTTTGGATCGGGGCGAAGGCGGTGGAGGTGCTCAGCGATCGGGTCCGTTTCGTCTATCGGCTGGTGAGTCGGAAGCATCAGGCCCTGGCGGCGGAAGGGGAGGTGGTGGTGGTCAGCTACGACTATCACCGCGGGGAGAAGGTGCCGATCCCGGAGGCGATCCGTGCGGCGATCGCCGCGCTGGAAGCCGGCAGCACGACAGCGGAGCACCAGTCGAGGGCAAGCCCTTCAACCGAGCCGTGA
- a CDS encoding WD40 repeat domain-containing protein, with protein MGSPTRLRNATSPKRPSNRHELSRPGVGLVGLGLLILSSPWLAQGVSQEKPTTNQEVRRFEGHIGGITSVAFSPDGRSALSGSLDTTLRLWDVSTGKEIRQFTGHTDWVFSVAFSPDGRSALSGSRDKTLRLWEVATGKEIRRFTGHTSGVESVAFSPDGRYALSGSSDKTLRLWALPEEVWLKK; from the coding sequence ATGGGTTCGCCAACTCGATTGCGGAATGCCACGAGTCCCAAACGCCCCTCGAATCGGCATGAGCTGAGTCGGCCTGGTGTCGGGCTGGTTGGCCTGGGACTGTTGATCCTGAGTTCCCCCTGGTTAGCCCAAGGTGTGAGCCAAGAGAAACCAACAACGAATCAAGAAGTCCGCCGCTTCGAGGGACACATCGGGGGGATCACCAGCGTGGCGTTTTCTCCCGATGGCCGCTCTGCCCTATCGGGAAGCTTGGACACGACGCTGCGGCTGTGGGACGTATCCACCGGGAAGGAAATCCGCCAATTCACCGGACACACTGATTGGGTCTTCAGCGTGGCCTTTTCTCCCGATGGCCGCTCTGCCCTGTCGGGAAGCAGGGACAAGACCCTGCGGCTGTGGGAGGTGGCCACGGGGAAGGAAATCCGCCGATTCACCGGACACACGAGTGGGGTCGAGAGCGTCGCCTTTTCCCCCGATGGCCGTTATGCCCTGTCAGGAAGCTCTGACAAGACGCTGCGCCTGTGGGCACTGCCGGAGGAAGTGTGGCTCAAAAAGTAG
- a CDS encoding protein kinase family protein — protein sequence MTTWPIDLDYQETIQHPKRCFQDPDLKEGQVTVDNKFGMPKPISGAFGIVFQVTSPNGQRWAVKCFTREVPSLRERYQAISEHLQRVRLPCMVDFHYLDSGILVRGRWYPILKMHWVEGKPLNAFVRDCLNNHNARETLQALTQLWLRLAQNLRDKNIGHGDLQHGNVLMVPGSEAPVVFLRLVDYDGMYVPALAQTTSTERGHPNYQHPKRLEQGYYGPDVDRFSHLVIYTALRCLMVDPTLWEPFNNEGDNLLFTKADFEQPKDSRLFRRLWELPEEDARHLVGHLLLSAVRPITATPWLTELVRDGKVRPLSREDRTTVQHYLEPRPHYTPTSPSSDDFFLVMPGETSSSSSRPPSSRPSSRGLPSWLSQVAPSMAAPPPPPPPPPAARSSLKSSLSELLSHLWSRLQAVLRDPKRRRQILFGGGVAVAVLLAYEIGSWQTTHTTRHPTDAPRPDQTPSSNQPPTVAIAGTDPAEPVPGQPFTIRLDGNDPDGDTLTFEYRRVGENNWQMAPEGQVRLERVAPGALELEFRVADGRGAVSASLRRTWQVPGEIRQFSGHTETVWSVAFSPDGRYALSGSEDKTLRLWEVATGKEVRQFSGHTDGVTSVAFSPDGRYALSGSEDKTLRLWEVATGKEIRRFTGHTDLVRSVAISPDGRYALSGSEDQTLRLWDVKTGQQVRRFTEKTDKILCVAFSPDGRYALSGSYDQFDKKHILRLWEVDTGKEVRQFSGHTEEVNSVAFSPDGRYALSGSYDQFDKKHILRLWEVATGKEIRQFTGHTGGVWSVAISPDGRYALSGSADKTLRLWALPEEVWLKK from the coding sequence ATGACGACCTGGCCAATCGATCTGGACTACCAAGAAACCATCCAGCACCCGAAGCGCTGCTTTCAGGACCCCGACCTGAAAGAAGGACAGGTTACGGTGGACAACAAATTCGGCATGCCCAAGCCCATAAGTGGCGCCTTCGGCATTGTGTTTCAGGTCACCTCTCCGAACGGGCAGCGGTGGGCCGTCAAGTGTTTTACACGAGAAGTGCCCAGCTTGCGGGAGCGCTATCAGGCGATCAGCGAGCATCTCCAGCGTGTCCGCCTTCCCTGCATGGTGGACTTCCATTATCTGGATTCTGGCATCCTCGTCCGCGGCCGTTGGTACCCGATCCTCAAGATGCACTGGGTCGAGGGGAAGCCCCTCAACGCCTTCGTGCGCGATTGCTTGAACAATCACAATGCGCGTGAGACGCTCCAGGCCCTCACCCAACTTTGGCTCCGGCTTGCGCAAAACCTCCGCGACAAAAACATTGGCCACGGCGATTTGCAGCATGGCAACGTCCTCATGGTTCCAGGCAGCGAAGCCCCCGTGGTGTTCCTCAGGCTCGTGGACTACGATGGCATGTACGTCCCCGCACTGGCTCAGACCACGTCAACCGAACGCGGACATCCGAACTATCAACACCCGAAACGCCTGGAGCAGGGATATTACGGCCCGGACGTGGATCGCTTCTCCCATCTGGTGATCTATACCGCCTTGCGCTGCTTGATGGTCGATCCCACCCTCTGGGAGCCATTCAACAACGAAGGTGACAATCTGCTCTTCACCAAGGCGGACTTTGAACAACCCAAGGACTCGCGTCTCTTCCGCCGGCTCTGGGAATTGCCGGAGGAGGACGCCCGCCATCTGGTCGGCCATCTTCTTCTGAGCGCGGTCCGTCCGATAACTGCCACCCCCTGGCTGACGGAATTGGTCCGCGACGGGAAAGTACGCCCGCTGTCCCGCGAAGATCGAACAACCGTGCAGCACTATCTGGAACCAAGGCCGCATTACACTCCGACTTCTCCCTCTTCCGATGATTTTTTCCTTGTGATGCCGGGTGAAACGTCCTCGTCTTCTTCTCGCCCGCCGTCCTCTCGCCCGTCGTCCCGCGGTTTGCCTTCCTGGTTGTCCCAGGTTGCACCGAGCATGGCGGCGCCGCCACCGCCACCCCCGCCGCCGCCCGCAGCACGTTCCTCGCTGAAGTCTTCGCTCTCTGAACTGCTATCCCACTTGTGGTCGCGGTTGCAGGCAGTGCTCCGTGATCCCAAACGTCGGCGTCAAATTTTGTTCGGTGGGGGAGTGGCAGTGGCTGTGTTGCTGGCTTACGAGATCGGCTCCTGGCAGACCACCCACACCACCCGCCACCCAACCGATGCTCCGAGACCAGACCAAACACCCTCCTCGAATCAGCCGCCGACGGTGGCCATCGCGGGAACCGATCCGGCGGAACCAGTGCCAGGCCAGCCCTTCACCATCCGCTTGGATGGGAACGACCCGGACGGCGACACCCTCACCTTCGAGTATCGCCGGGTTGGGGAGAACAACTGGCAGATGGCACCAGAGGGCCAGGTCCGCCTGGAACGTGTGGCACCAGGAGCATTGGAACTTGAGTTTCGCGTCGCGGATGGCCGAGGGGCTGTCTCTGCTTCCCTCCGCCGGACATGGCAAGTGCCCGGCGAAATCCGCCAATTCAGCGGGCACACCGAGACGGTCTGGAGCGTGGCGTTTTCTCCCGATGGTCGCTATGCCCTGTCGGGAAGCGAGGACAAGACCCTGCGGCTGTGGGAGGTGGCCACGGGGAAGGAAGTCCGCCAATTCAGCGGACACACTGATGGAGTCACGAGCGTGGCGTTTTCTCCCGATGGCCGCTATGCCCTGTCCGGAAGCGAGGACAAGACCCTGCGGCTGTGGGAGGTGGCCACGGGGAAGGAAATCCGCCGCTTCACCGGACACACCGATTTGGTCAGGAGCGTGGCGATTTCTCCCGATGGCCGCTATGCCCTGTCGGGAAGCGAGGACCAGACCCTGCGGTTATGGGATGTGAAAACGGGACAGCAAGTCCGCCGCTTCACCGAAAAAACCGACAAGATCCTTTGTGTGGCGTTTTCTCCCGATGGCCGTTATGCCCTGTCGGGGAGCTATGATCAGTTCGATAAAAAGCATATCCTGCGGCTGTGGGAGGTGGACACGGGGAAGGAAGTCCGCCAATTCAGCGGACACACCGAAGAGGTCAATAGCGTCGCCTTTTCTCCCGATGGCCGTTATGCCCTGTCGGGGAGCTATGATCAGTTCGATAAAAAGCATATCCTGCGGCTGTGGGAGGTGGCCACCGGAAAGGAAATCCGCCAATTCACTGGACACACCGGTGGGGTCTGGAGCGTGGCGATTTCTCCCGATGGTCGCTATGCCCTGTCGGGAAGCGCAGACAAGACGCTGCGGCTGTGGGCACTGCCGGAGGAAGTGTGGCTCAAAAAATAG
- a CDS encoding MFS transporter, whose amino-acid sequence MSASRSGRVLAVIAALLGWMFDGMEMGLFPLVGRDALRELLGAEAEQAALDLWYGVVLACFLVGAATGGVLFGYLGDKFGRVRAMTLSILLYSLCSGLSAAASGPAVLAILRFLGALGMGGEWALGVALVMELWPGASRALLAGLIGAFGNLGYTICGGMAYALHHLTPEQVQQSLLALGLPQEWTHALTAHRYWRLLFLLGAIPALLTLLIRLFVPESDKWEHARQAGKAFHWSERDLLGVLLGTASACGVIALWAAPAGALPSSVRLAGSLVGLLLVVGGYLYPARGYLLRSGLPAVQRRWVLGRMLLGAGLSGVPLLGTWAGLMWMYMWVGKLPGGDVPEAKPLLQIISSVSAAVGCFLAALLCAPLGRRAVYAALCLLSLLTMVGFYRLNDHYGTTFLLTAALMSLVSAAFYGWLPLYLPELFPTAVRATGQGFGFNFGRIIAAAGNLQMANLLAAFDNDYAQACAVVAAVYLVGLLLIALAPETRGRPLPE is encoded by the coding sequence ATGAGTGCAAGCCGGTCGGGACGGGTGTTGGCCGTGATTGCCGCTTTGCTCGGCTGGATGTTCGACGGTATGGAGATGGGTTTGTTCCCGCTGGTGGGGCGGGATGCCTTGCGGGAATTGCTGGGGGCGGAGGCGGAACAAGCGGCACTGGACCTGTGGTATGGGGTGGTGCTGGCCTGCTTTCTGGTGGGGGCGGCGACGGGGGGCGTTCTCTTCGGCTATCTGGGGGACAAGTTCGGGCGCGTTCGCGCCATGACCTTGAGCATTCTCCTCTATTCGCTCTGTAGCGGTTTGAGTGCGGCGGCGTCGGGACCGGCGGTGCTGGCCATCCTCCGCTTTCTCGGCGCCCTGGGCATGGGGGGGGAGTGGGCGTTGGGCGTCGCCTTGGTCATGGAGTTGTGGCCGGGAGCGTCCCGCGCTCTGCTTGCCGGTTTGATCGGCGCCTTCGGCAACCTGGGTTACACCATCTGCGGCGGGATGGCTTATGCTCTGCATCACCTGACCCCGGAGCAAGTCCAGCAGTCGCTTCTGGCGCTGGGCCTGCCCCAGGAGTGGACCCACGCCCTGACGGCCCATCGCTACTGGCGCCTCCTCTTTCTGCTGGGGGCGATTCCCGCGTTGCTCACGCTGCTCATCCGTCTGTTTGTGCCGGAGTCGGACAAATGGGAACACGCGCGGCAAGCGGGCAAAGCCTTCCACTGGTCGGAGCGGGACCTTTTGGGCGTGCTGCTGGGGACGGCGTCGGCCTGTGGCGTGATCGCCTTGTGGGCGGCTCCGGCGGGTGCCTTGCCTTCCTCTGTGCGGCTGGCCGGCTCGCTCGTGGGTTTGCTCCTGGTGGTGGGGGGGTATTTGTATCCGGCGCGGGGTTATCTGCTGCGCAGCGGACTACCGGCGGTTCAGCGGCGCTGGGTGCTGGGCCGCATGCTTCTGGGGGCGGGTTTGAGCGGCGTGCCCCTTCTGGGCACCTGGGCCGGCCTGATGTGGATGTACATGTGGGTGGGGAAGCTGCCGGGCGGCGATGTCCCCGAAGCCAAACCGCTGCTGCAAATCATCTCGTCGGTCTCCGCCGCGGTGGGCTGTTTCCTGGCCGCCTTGCTTTGCGCCCCGCTGGGACGTCGAGCTGTCTATGCCGCCCTCTGCCTGCTGTCGCTCTTGACGATGGTCGGCTTCTACCGCCTCAATGACCATTACGGCACCACGTTCCTGCTCACCGCGGCGCTGATGAGCCTGGTCTCCGCCGCCTTCTACGGCTGGCTGCCACTCTACCTGCCGGAGCTATTCCCCACGGCGGTGCGGGCCACGGGCCAGGGTTTCGGCTTCAACTTCGGGCGGATCATCGCCGCTGCCGGCAATCTGCAAATGGCCAACCTCTTGGCCGCCTTCGACAACGACTACGCCCAAGCCTGCGCCGTCGTCGCCGCGGTGTACCTCGTCGGCCTTCTCCTCATCGCCCTCGCACCGGAAACCCGTGGCCGACCTCTGCCGGAGTAA
- a CDS encoding RNA polymerase sigma factor has protein sequence MTQDTIELILQVQNGDKKAFDKLYSQYYQKLLRYISDLCRKANLANEDEDIVQETFLKVWQKLKTLKDPKAFESWLTKIAKNIVYRHTKKKIRDKKSLRRSVSSGIRQVIRGGVNPTDSGEVGWEDQAYNPEQTDPMDGVADREMCETLRQVLPHLSPLHRKVVEEHYLNGRLVAEIAQELNKPEGTIKRLLYEARAVLRAPLAHKLSF, from the coding sequence ATGACCCAAGACACGATCGAGCTGATTCTGCAAGTGCAAAATGGCGACAAAAAAGCGTTCGACAAATTGTACAGTCAATACTACCAAAAATTGCTTCGATATATTTCTGATCTTTGCCGCAAGGCCAATTTAGCCAACGAAGATGAAGACATTGTTCAGGAAACATTTCTCAAGGTATGGCAAAAATTGAAAACGCTCAAGGACCCCAAAGCTTTCGAAAGCTGGTTGACAAAAATTGCGAAAAATATCGTCTATCGCCATACGAAGAAAAAAATTCGAGATAAGAAAAGCTTGCGGCGTTCGGTGAGCAGCGGTATTCGTCAGGTCATTCGCGGCGGTGTCAACCCAACCGATTCTGGGGAGGTGGGTTGGGAAGATCAAGCTTACAATCCTGAGCAAACCGATCCCATGGACGGAGTCGCTGACCGGGAAATGTGCGAGACGCTCCGCCAAGTGCTGCCGCACCTTTCGCCACTCCATCGCAAAGTTGTGGAAGAGCACTATTTGAACGGCCGTTTGGTCGCGGAGATTGCCCAGGAGCTGAACAAGCCGGAAGGCACCATCAAGCGTCTGCTCTACGAAGCCCGTGCGGTGTTGCGCGCCCCGCTGGCCCACAAGCTGTCCTTCTGA
- a CDS encoding PEP-CTERM sorting domain-containing protein: MTQRLFWTRRLAYAGVGLAMLALSLGQARAGLLPVSVTVQPESGNFRWTYSVVLPTDMQLKAGDYFTIYDFEGYIAGSAKVSATGPDASYAAYWSVSTNLTGQTPPLLSPTDDPGIVNLTWTYNGPTIPAGQLTLGNFMATSLYSSSKPSFFTATNPRAADGVIDNNITETITPTGSQGPTPGVPEPATLALAALGLPLIGAARMLRRR, from the coding sequence ATGACACAACGTTTGTTCTGGACGCGCCGGCTCGCCTACGCGGGTGTGGGCCTGGCCATGCTCGCCTTGAGTTTGGGGCAGGCTCGGGCTGGCTTGCTCCCCGTTTCGGTCACGGTGCAACCCGAATCCGGCAATTTCCGCTGGACCTACTCGGTGGTTCTGCCCACCGATATGCAACTGAAAGCGGGAGATTACTTCACCATCTACGACTTCGAGGGGTACATCGCGGGTTCGGCTAAGGTCAGCGCCACCGGGCCGGACGCGAGCTACGCCGCCTACTGGAGCGTCTCCACCAACCTGACCGGCCAGACCCCGCCCCTGCTCAGTCCCACGGATGATCCCGGCATCGTCAACCTGACCTGGACTTACAACGGCCCCACGATCCCCGCCGGCCAGCTCACGTTGGGCAACTTCATGGCCACCTCGCTCTATTCGTCGAGCAAGCCCAGCTTCTTCACCGCGACCAATCCGCGAGCTGCCGACGGCGTTATCGACAACAACATCACGGAAACGATCACGCCAACCGGAAGCCAAGGCCCCACGCCAGGAGTGCCGGAACCAGCCACGCTGGCCTTGGCTGCCCTGGGATTGCCCCTGATCGGCGCCGCCCGGATGCTCCGCCGTCGCTGA
- a CDS encoding DNA-methyltransferase, whose amino-acid sequence MDKGFSPGGQFVEHAEVHIGETRLLIGDCRKLLPLLPSESVQCCITSPPYWGLRDYEHPEQLGSEPSPAEYVAHLVAIFREVRRILRPEGTLWLNIGDGYARNGGTGRHGPNARVGNTRKLIQKRNCRVPACWGLKDRDLLGLPWRVAFALQEDGWILRSHIVWIKKTPMPESVRNRPSRATEDIFLFAQQPGYFYDHQAVREPSGANLKNYWLLGSEPNSSDHPAAFPKDLARRCILLATRPGETVLDPFAGSGTTALAAQELGRRCILIELNPAYAQAAARRLQARPQRELWLSLGNVL is encoded by the coding sequence ATGGACAAGGGGTTCTCTCCTGGGGGCCAGTTTGTGGAGCACGCGGAAGTGCACATCGGGGAGACGCGGCTGCTCATCGGCGATTGCCGGAAACTTCTACCGTTGTTGCCCAGCGAGTCGGTGCAGTGCTGCATCACCTCCCCGCCGTATTGGGGCCTGCGGGATTATGAGCATCCGGAGCAGCTCGGCAGCGAGCCGTCGCCGGCGGAGTATGTTGCTCATCTGGTGGCCATCTTCCGCGAGGTCCGTCGGATTTTGCGGCCGGAGGGGACGCTCTGGCTCAACATCGGAGATGGTTACGCCCGCAACGGCGGCACAGGCCGGCATGGCCCCAACGCCCGCGTCGGCAACACCCGCAAGCTCATCCAGAAGCGGAACTGCCGGGTTCCCGCATGCTGGGGACTCAAAGATCGGGACCTGCTCGGCCTGCCCTGGCGCGTGGCCTTTGCTCTGCAAGAGGACGGCTGGATCCTGCGCAGCCACATCGTCTGGATCAAAAAGACGCCGATGCCCGAAAGCGTGCGCAACCGCCCCAGCCGAGCTACGGAGGACATCTTCCTCTTCGCCCAGCAGCCCGGCTACTTCTACGACCACCAGGCCGTGCGCGAACCCAGCGGGGCAAACCTGAAGAACTACTGGCTGCTCGGTTCCGAACCTAATAGCAGCGATCATCCCGCAGCCTTTCCCAAGGACCTGGCCCGCCGCTGTATCCTGCTGGCCACTCGTCCGGGGGAGACGGTGCTCGATCCCTTCGCCGGTTCCGGCACCACCGCCCTGGCTGCGCAGGAACTGGGCCGCCGCTGCATCCTCATCGAGTTGAACCCGGCGTATGCCCAAGCCGCCGCCCGCCGCCTCCAAGCCCGCCCGCAGAGGGAACTGTGGCTTTCCCTGGGAAATGTCCTCTAA
- a CDS encoding metallophosphoesterase family protein — protein MGDGMRIGVVSDTHDRHEAIAEAVRRLQEHQVELILHCGDIESVAAVEAFRPVPTYFVFGNWDRQRQELARAIKQIGGVHFETFGALEIGGKRIAWLHSHERRHLRQLEMADYFDYLFYGHTHMREQHRTGRTLVANPGALFRANPRTCIVVDIHSGEIKPLIIAPADKASPEAAPSWPTLDPSDSAPHLPLAVPPPSTAPPAPSSLLPPPSDSTPSP, from the coding sequence GTGGGGGACGGTATGCGCATTGGTGTGGTCAGCGATACCCATGATCGCCACGAAGCGATTGCGGAAGCCGTGCGCCGTCTCCAGGAACATCAGGTCGAACTGATCCTGCACTGCGGGGACATCGAGTCGGTGGCTGCGGTCGAGGCGTTTCGTCCCGTGCCGACTTACTTCGTTTTCGGGAACTGGGATCGCCAGCGTCAGGAGCTAGCGCGGGCCATCAAGCAGATCGGCGGCGTGCACTTCGAGACCTTCGGCGCGCTGGAAATCGGCGGCAAACGCATCGCCTGGCTGCACAGCCACGAACGGCGGCACCTGCGCCAGTTGGAAATGGCGGATTACTTCGACTACCTCTTCTACGGCCACACCCACATGCGGGAACAGCACCGCACCGGCCGCACATTGGTAGCCAATCCCGGCGCCCTCTTTCGGGCCAATCCCCGCACCTGCATCGTGGTGGACATTCACAGCGGCGAGATCAAGCCCTTGATCATTGCCCCGGCGGACAAAGCCAGCCCCGAAGCAGCACCAAGCTGGCCGACTCTCGACCCCAGCGATTCCGCCCCGCACTTGCCCCTCGCCGTCCCGCCGCCAAGCACCGCACCCCCCGCCCCGTCTTCCCTTCTGCCCCCGCCGTCCGACTCCACCCCCAGCCCCTAA
- a CDS encoding aminotransferase-like domain-containing protein, which produces MPSHLPDAPPQSERTAVSGCTSRVPPGTDSRLSPPPIVRSRKSLRTTDSPINFYIQKALETPGLISLAAGLVDEGSLPCEAVAQACQAVLLDPRRGPAALQYGSTQGLPRLREQVLHLLGQADGCSPHELNLTPDDVVLTTGSQQLLYLLAEVLLDPGDIVLTEAPSYFVFHSVLQSHGVQVLGVPVDEGGLCLPALEELWEQLARQGAAERVKLLYTVDYFQNPTGWTLAAERRPQLLELVQRFSRRQRVLVVEDAAYRELRYEGPDLPSLKSLDRDNRWVVYAGTFSKPCAPGLKCGYALLPPEIREPILHLKGNHDFGSAHLVQHLLAELIDRGEYQRQRDRLRPLYRHKRDVMLDELAATLGQEAGIRWSRPAGGLYVWLAFADLDTGPQGALAQAALEEGVLYVPGEFAYLPADGERPPHHACRLSFGVATPEQIREGIRRLHRAVRRVRHSTGTASAGQLNSPAVPPRGTVA; this is translated from the coding sequence ATGCCTTCCCACCTGCCCGATGCCCCGCCGCAGAGTGAACGGACCGCTGTGTCTGGCTGCACGTCCAGGGTTCCCCCCGGCACTGACAGCAGACTGTCTCCACCGCCGATCGTGCGCTCCCGCAAGTCCCTACGGACCACTGATTCCCCCATCAATTTCTACATCCAGAAGGCGTTGGAGACGCCCGGCTTGATCTCGCTGGCCGCTGGCCTCGTCGATGAAGGTAGCCTGCCCTGCGAAGCGGTGGCCCAGGCCTGCCAGGCCGTGCTGCTCGACCCCCGGCGCGGACCCGCCGCCTTGCAATACGGCTCGACCCAGGGTCTGCCCCGCCTGCGCGAACAAGTCCTCCACCTCCTTGGCCAGGCCGACGGCTGCTCCCCCCACGAGTTGAACCTCACCCCCGACGACGTCGTTCTGACCACCGGCTCGCAGCAGTTGCTCTACCTTCTGGCCGAAGTGCTGCTCGACCCCGGCGACATCGTGCTCACCGAGGCGCCCTCCTACTTCGTCTTCCACAGTGTCTTGCAAAGCCACGGCGTCCAGGTGCTCGGCGTACCCGTGGATGAGGGGGGCTTGTGCCTGCCGGCCCTGGAGGAACTCTGGGAACAACTCGCGCGGCAGGGAGCGGCGGAGCGCGTCAAGCTCCTTTACACCGTCGATTACTTCCAGAACCCCACGGGGTGGACGCTCGCCGCCGAACGGCGTCCGCAATTGTTGGAGCTGGTCCAGCGCTTCAGCCGCCGCCAGCGGGTCCTGGTCGTGGAAGATGCCGCCTACCGCGAGCTGCGCTACGAAGGGCCGGACCTGCCGAGCCTCAAGAGCCTGGATCGGGACAACCGCTGGGTGGTCTACGCCGGCACGTTTTCCAAGCCGTGCGCACCGGGACTCAAGTGCGGCTATGCCCTCCTGCCGCCGGAGATACGCGAGCCGATCTTGCACCTGAAGGGGAACCACGATTTCGGCTCGGCCCATCTCGTGCAGCATCTGCTGGCGGAGCTGATCGACCGCGGGGAGTATCAGCGGCAGCGGGACCGCCTGCGCCCGCTCTATCGGCACAAGCGCGACGTGATGCTGGACGAGTTGGCGGCCACTCTTGGCCAGGAAGCCGGGATTCGTTGGAGCCGGCCGGCAGGGGGATTGTACGTTTGGCTGGCGTTTGCCGATCTGGACACCGGCCCGCAGGGGGCACTGGCCCAGGCGGCCCTGGAGGAGGGCGTGCTTTACGTCCCCGGCGAGTTCGCCTATCTGCCCGCCGACGGGGAGCGCCCGCCACACCACGCCTGCCGCCTGAGCTTCGGCGTCGCCACACCGGAGCAAATCCGCGAAGGCATCCGCCGCCTCCACCGGGCCGTCCGCCGGGTTCGGCACAGCACCGGAACCGCCTCCGCCGGGCAACTGAACTCCCCAGCAGTACCGCCGCGTGGTACAGTGGCGTAA